Part of the Lucilia cuprina isolate Lc7/37 chromosome 5, ASM2204524v1, whole genome shotgun sequence genome is shown below.
ccaaatatttaattaatttatttttgttttgaattgatAAAAAAGcctttgacctttttattttataataaaaagcttttcatattaaattaaatttataataaaaaattttatagttttttgtgtgaaaaatttgttgattttttttaattttatctatttACAGGATCAGTACGATAATTTAGCGATACACACAAATAAAGGCATTGAATTTTTGgataaatatgcaaattttataaGAGATCGCTTAGCGATAGAAACAGAATATGCCGCTAAATTAAGGTAAGTTTGCGGAATTCTCATATGCAAAATAaacgattttatttaaaagtaatcaTAACATTTTGGCACTAAAAATTGATGTtctaatatgtacttttgtatataaGCTAtaattctagtttagatctagttcagttctagtttagatctagttcagttctagttcagttctggttcagttctagttcagttctagttcagttttagatcagttctagttcagttctaattcagttctggttcagttctagttcagttctagttcagttttagatcagttcttgttttagttcagttctagtaattTAATTAAACGAATGACATGCAGACTGACAGACAAGAGGCatgtttttttctgcttttGTTCAAGGCCCTTTATTTTCCTCTTAGTATAAACTTTTTCGCCAGATaacaaatagaaatatttagcTTGGAATTTCAAATAATAGTATAACCCTAGGCGCTTTATTAAAAAGCCTTTTTAATAACAAACGTTGGCATATTTTAAGgatgttgaattttattgcaACACTTAAAACTATtccatattattatatttaaagtatAACCCAAGGCTCTttattaaaaaccatttaaatgagttttaattttaaagcttggcatacttttaggagacatctttaataattaaataattctttaaattagtttaaattaatgaaaacaaaatattgtttaataaattaaaacaattttattcgaTTACTATCAACTACATGAAAACACTTAGTAGGCAATACCAGTATTGGCCTGGATCCAGGTCAAATAGCTAGTCAAACGGGTAAAAGCGGTAGGATAACCCTTTTCACATCCAACTTTAGCACCGAACGAAGTCAAACCAACTTGAACCTTGCTGGATTCCAAAACCAAAGGACCACCAGAATCACCATTACAGGTGGAAACAGCATTAGCAGTAGAAATGCAAATATTGGAGGCAGTAACAATTGCCGAACCATAAGTTTGAGCACAAACAGCATTGCTGATTACTTGCATGCGAGCCCATTGCAAATGATTAGTAACACCACTGGCTTCATCAGAGATACGACCCCAACCGGAGGCAATAACATAATCACCAGTATATGTAGAGTAAGAATTGGCAATGGCGGGCAATTTAACTGGTTGGATCTTGGCTGAATAAGCCACAGCAGGGATTTTAATCAAAGAGATGTCATTCTTTAAAGTTTTACTATTCCAGCCAGCATGAATCAAGACATTATCCTTGGTAACAGTATAGCTAACTTCAGCTACGGTACGCACGGTAGCACCCAAGTAAACGGTAATGGTGTTAATGCCATCAGTACAATGGGCAGCAGTCAAAACCCATTGGTTGCCGATCAAAGAACCACCACACCAGGAGGAGGAAAGAAAATTAACTTTCAACGACAAACCAACTTGATAGGGAAATTGACCCACAGCAGCATTATTGCCATTGGTAATACGACCCTCAGTTTCAACGACGGGTACTACAACATTGCGCTGCTGCAATTCAGCGGTGGCACTGGCCAAAGCCAaagcaaaaattattaagaatttcATGTTAGTCTACTACTCTGCAAAACTACTAaagttataaacttttaattcaaaggttttatagagaaattttgtCCATAATCTATGGTTTTCCTAGCAGTTGAGATAAgatttgatttattattttaattctttactAAAGGAAACCTTTTTACGAGTGGCTAGTTTGGGAAAAACCtttagatttaaattatttattttcagtaAGTTTTAAcacgttttctttaaatacaacCTCTTTTTTGCGATACAATTAAAGCAATTTGGTTTGACTTTAATTATCTTATCATATATATTAGGAATTTTATTCAGTAGTCTTTGTTTGCAATAAGTTTTGACGTCACTTATAGAGgagaattatttgaaaaatttttgtgaagATAATTTGAAACACTTACGACTTTCTTTGCGGTCGAATTTCTCAAAATTTAGTAACAAATCTTTATATAGTTTCAAAGTAGTAACTATTTGCTACAACTCGACGATCGCAGTTTAATACGCTTGTGATCACCGCTAAAGAATTCTGTTTATCCCAACTAAGTCAAACTCGACTGAGCATCACTCACATATATCCGATGGACATCTCAGATCTGAcgataattaaaacaattccGATTTGAATAAACGCTGCCTCACTTTAATCAAATATAGAAACAAATCTTCATATAGTTTTAAACTAGTTCCTATTTGCTAAAACTCGACGATCACAGTTTAATACGCCGGAAACTTGTGATCACCgctaaagaattttgtttactCCAACTAAGTCCCACACAGTCAATTCGATGTTCTACCTCTCCCTCACAGCCACAGAGGAACGTGTCGATCTGGTATTAAAGAAGATTtctctctctcactctctctcgCTCACAACCAAAAAGATTAACTCCGATTCGAATAAACTCTTCTTTACTTGAATGAATCGgaagttttttcttcatttcgcTGGCAGCTGAAGAGGATCTCGGCTAAAGGAAGTTTTTTCTTATCCGGCTGACAATGAAACGTCTTAAGATTTTGATGATTAGCGGTCTTAAAAAACGAGTCTTTCCCATACGGCTGAATTCTATTAATACTAAATCAACCAGAAGATGCTTCTTCATTTCATATTCTTTGTTCTATAACAGAAAGGAACCGTTaatcttaattttgttttaatgattTCTAATTCAGCAACTAACTCAAGGTTTCAAAACGGGTGAAAAGAGTCCAAAATTCTCACATTTATTAAAGCCATTCGAATTATGAATTATGTAGATCCTTAATTCGAATTAAAAAGAAGAGAAGATAAAAAACTTATCTTGGGAACAAACTCGGCCTTATTGCAACATAGACCGGATGGATGTATTTTTCCTTCAATAAACAACAATTCGATATTTCCTcactttatagaaaacttagttCTTAACACGATCGAAACATAAGGTTTCTTACAGAAAATCAGCTCTATAATCATTAATTGGAACAAACCGATTGTAACTCGTAAGTTTAGTGGcccaaagttttaaaaaagttttgactTAACTCGACAACTGTCTATTCAAGCGGATGACTTTCTTAACTTTAACAGAAAACTTAGTATCACTCTATCACGAAGGAAAAAACTAACACCCACTTCATCTACAGATTAGAATAGAAAGTTCTTGAATTTGGAacgaagaaaactttttcggacGATGCTGATTCCTCAAATAATCAacaattaattgtattttttcttaactttagaGAACTCGATCACTTTGAGTTCCAATTGAACACAACTAATGAATGATGCGATCTTTAACTTTgaataattctttttataattcCTTTAATCGCTACACAAGATGTTCATTTCCACGACCACTATAACAAGCTGTTCCCATTCAGCTGAGTAAGAACAGAAACTAGAAGACGTGCTGACGAGTTGAGTTGTCTGATCAAAACGGAGTCTATTCCACTCTATTTTCAACagattagaactgaattattcAAATTGGGAACGAAGAGAGTTTTACTTTTCAAAACGTTAGCTTAGTGGTCCAACGtttataattaacaattaattgtattattttcttaactttGGAGAACTCGATCACTTTGAGTTCCAATCGAACACAACTAATGAATGATGTGATCTTTAAACTTAAAGAATACCTGTTAGAGTTATACATTTGATCGCTACACAATATGTTAATTACCACGATCACTATAACGTGCTGTTCCCATTCAGCAGAATAAGCACAGAAACTAGAAGACGTACTGACTAGTAAAGGTCAACCACTCAAAACGGAATCTATCCAACTCTTTATTCTATCTCTATTTACAACAGATTAGAACAGAATTATTTCCAATTCGGAACGAAGAGAGTTTAACTCCTCAGAACGTTGTAAGCTTAGTGGTCCAACGTTTTAACTCGGACGATACTGATTCCTCAGATAATCAacaattaattgtatttattcTTAACTTTGGAAAACGCCGAGTTTCATTCTAATACAGCTAAAGAATAATATGATCTTTAACCTTGAATAATTCCTGTTAGAATTATACATTTAATCGCTAAACAAGATGTTCTTTTGCACGATCACTAACAAGCTTTTCCCATAAGCACAAAAACAACTAGAAGATTTACTGACGAGTGGAGTGGCCCGGTCAAAACGGAGTCTATTCAACTCTTTATTCTATCTCTATTTACAACAGATTAGAATAGAAATATTAACAATTGGGAGAAAAGAGAGTTTACTTCTCAAAAGTTGTCAGCTTAGTGGTCCAACGTTTTGATTCGATCGAAGCTGATTCCTcaaataatgattaattaattatatgtttTCTTAACTTTGGAGTACAATGAGTTCCAACACGATCACAATTAAAGAATGATGTGATCTTTAATAAGTTCATTTCCACGATTACTATAAAGAGTAAGCTCAGAAACTAGAAGATTTACTGACAAGTTGGGTGTTTCGGTCACTATACAAGAACTTTCACGATCACTATAACATGTTGTTCCCATTCAGCTGAATAATCTCAGAAACTAGAACATTTACTGAGTAGTTGGGTGGTTCGGTCAGAACGCAGTATCTTCGACTTTACTTGATTGATCTCTTGCGCAATTAACTTTCACAGTAACCTTTTCGATTTGGTTtggatttgtttaaaatagaaaaaagtttccAGAGTTTTCTCGTTTGAAACCCAAGAACAgataaatttattagaaatttattgaaatcttGTCTCTATTCCTGGAAATATTTTCAAGAGTATTTTAACTATAAATCCAAAAATGTTTACCACGAAAAGCTAATTATCTACATTTCCGTACTcttgaattttattacaaaggACTTACAAATGAAGAACTAGAAAAAATGATCTGGTTGCTAAAATACTTGAAACACAAGTAAATCACCGCCTCCAATGAATTCTTAAGTAAAAAAGACTTATATTCATTatctaaattaaaaagaacAGAAATGAAAAGTACTGATTTTAACACTATCAGAGCCTTATCAAACTTtccaaaacaaaagcaaaatgaTTTTGCACTATGGCACAAAATCGCTAGAATATATTGGGCAATAAATCACACTAATGCCTAAGTTTCCTTTAACGATCAATAATAAATGCAACACGATAATGAAACGACACACGTCTttattatgttttcatttttatatatatgttaccTGATAAGGTTTGCACCCCATAAAATAATTTCGACTATAAATACTATGGTTCGAGAGCCCAAAAAACATCAGTTGTTTGTTGACTTAAGGAACAACAATGAAATTCTTAATTATATTCGCTTTGGCCTTGGCCACCGCTTCGGCTGGCGTAATCGAACCCCGTAATGTGGTTATGCCTGTTTTGGAAAATGAGGGACGTATTACTAATGGCAATACTGCGTCGGTAGGTCAATTCCCCTATCAGGTTGGTCTTTCCTTAAGACTTAATGCTCTCTCGTCAGCCTGGTGTGGTGGTTCTTTGATTGGCAAGCAATGGGTTTTGACTGCAGCTCACTGTACCGATGGTATACAATCGGTTACCGTTTACTTGGGTGCCACCGTACGCACATCTGCCGAAGTCACCTACACCGTTTCCAAGGACAACATTATCATTCACTCTGGCTGGAACAGCAATAACTTGAAAAACGATATCTCCTTGATTCGCATTCCTACCGTCAGCTATACCTCTAAAATCCAAGCTGTTAAATTACCCGCCATTGCCAACTCTTACTCTACATATGCTGGTGATTATGTTATCGCTTCTGGTTGGGGTAAAATCTCCGATGCTGCCACCTCTGTTACCAACAACTTACAATGGGCTCGTATGCAAGTCATTACCAACTCTTTGTGTGCTCAAACTTATGGCAGCTCTATTGTTACTTCCTCCAACATTTGCGTTTCTACTCCTGGTGGTGTCTCTACCTGCAATGGTGATTCTGGTGGTCCTTTGGTTTTGGAATCCAACAAAGTTCAAGTTGGTTTGACCTCATTCGGTGCTGCTGCTGGTTGTGCTAAGGGTTATCCTGCTGCCTTCACCCGTTTGACCAGCTACTTGGATTGGATCAAGGCCAATACTGGTATTTCCTACTAAACGAttttaaagatataaatttttgattaatatgATAATCTtgtgatgtttttttattaaagtgttACAAAGATTTGAATAGGGAtaggttttttttagaaatgtctAATTCACTTTAACCAAGATCAGTGAGATAAACATAGGAAATGGATTTAATATATAGTTTAGGTTTTAGCATTAGCTCTGTATTGTCTTCTCTTGCATCATTTCTGATTCATACGATAAGAGAGTGCTAGaactaaagaaaaacacaaaaatgtcGAAGTGATGTCACCTgtcttgacggccttattttgCGATGGTCTTTTTCACTCACATGATAGACCATTCCTCCTGGGAAACTTCAATGGAAACATTCAATTGacaccggtccatgtacaaaatATTTAGAGTTATCAAGCTATATAATCTCTTGCCAAGTGATCGCATTGCGAGGTTTCAGAAAGCTTAATGGTACAATTAACAGATACCTTTCCGAAAAGCCAGAATCAAAAAAGCGTGGTTTGTGAAAAAACAAGCGAACGCATCTGATGAATCCTAATAATCTTGGAAATGACACCGAAAGCTTAAACATACTTGGTTATAAAATCGAACAAGCTTGAGGTAACTGTTTAAAAAGCTTTAGCTAAACGATAGCGATAGATTTATGTTAAGAAAAGTTCGAGTTAAACTTTAGCGATAGATTTATATTAAGGAGAGCTTGAGCGAACCATCAGCAAACGCACCTGATGAATCCATAATCTCGGGAATGACTTTAGTTATAGATTGAGAAAGCTAACCGCAAACAAAAGGTTTCTGTTAAGGAAGACTTGAGCTAACAGTTGGTAACCTAAGCATTAGCAATATATTACTGTTAAGAAATCTTGagttaaactttagttttagattCCTGTTAAGCAGAGCTTGAGCTAAACGTTTGCGATAGATTTATGTTAAGAGAAGCTTGAGCTTAACGTTAACGAAAAGATTTCTTTTAAGGAAAGCTTGGCCTAATCGATAGCAATAAAGCTTGATCTAACCATCAACAAACGCATCTGATGTTTTAGGGAATGACACCGAAAGCTGAACTTATTTTAGTGACAGATTGAAAAAGCTTGAGTTAACCGTAAAAGAGAGATTTCTGTTAAGGAAGGCATGAGCAAACCGTTGTTAACAGTTATCTTAAAAACTTCAGTTAAACTTTAGCGATATATTACTGTTAAGAAAGTTTGATATTAAAGTTAGCGATAGATTTCTGTTAAGAAAAGCTTGAGCTTAGATTTCTTTTAAGGAAAGCTTCAGTTAACTATCAGCAAACGCACCTAATGAATCCATACAGTGACAGATTGAGGAAGCTTGAGCTAACCGTAAACGAGAGATTTCAGTTAAGGCAGGCTTCAGCTTACCATTATCAACCTAAAGCTTGAGCTAAACGTTAGcgataaatttatgtttaggAAAGCTTGAGCTAAACACAAGCGATAGATTTCTTGCTTTCAAAAGCTTGAGCTAAACGTTAGCGAAAAGATTTCTATTAATGAAAGCATAAGTTAAACGTAAGCGTTTAAAATGAATCCATAATCTTGGAAATGATGCCGAAAGCTTAAACATACTTTAGTGACAGATTAAGAAAGCTTTAGCTAATCGTGAACTAGAGATATCTGCCAAGAGCTTGAGCTAACCATTAGCGATAGATTTCTGTTAAGAAAAGCTTGAGCTAAACGTTAGCGAAAAGTATTCGTTTAAGAAAAGTTTGAACTAAATGTTAGCGAAAGATTTTTGCTAAAGAAAGCTTAAGCTAACGATAGCCAAAGCTCTTTTGGCGTTTCCTAATCGTTGTTCCAACTAAACTTTGTGACAATCAATCTTTCTTAAAATTACTGCAAAACAGTGTACTTCAATGACAACTGCTCTACTCATGGAAAATAAGTCTTCTAAATACACAAGTATCTGCAACAAACACTTAACTTTAATTGACAACTTTTCCCCACAATCTAGCaaacacttaaaatttaaattgctcTTTCTATAAACTGTTGCCTTCAAACGTAACCCCAGTAATAGAAATTTGACACCCCCATCTAATGTAATCAAAATAGATTACCTACaacaaaccaaaataaaaagggGAGACCCTCAACActttaaaatgcaacaacactcattacaaaaaaaatgggGGGAAAACACAAATTATCTATTAGAAACATTATACCAGGCGCCCcttaatttgtaatattatatCATGCCCACCTTAACAAGCAAACAATGACGTGTGAAAGTGGACAATTTGTGGCAGAACATttgtcttgtttttttaattttatttattggcCAGATATTGTAATTGAGGCCACAATTTCATTAAAAGGtgtgttttttaattgttgaaaaataacttcaaaaaaaaattttttgtttgtaataaaatattaaaactttttggcGTTTCCAAGTACCATGTaaagtgtattttaaattatttcaaaataaggaGTGACTTTGAGTACAAGTTTTAgtgtaataaattgttaatagaaaatgagaaaaaacctaaataaataattcttaagaatttaCGTTTTTTTGAAAGATAAATATGTTTGTCCAAACcaaataattaatgtttaaaaacaaatgctaaaattggtgaatACATTGAGTTAACGAGAGCAATAGATTTCCGTTAAGGAAAACTTGATCTAACAATAACTTTTAGCTTTAGGTAGCGACAGAATTCTATATTCATTTGGAATTATTATGAGATAGAATTCAGTTAGAAAAAGCTTGagcaaaaactataaatatctATTAAGAAAAGCTTGAGCTAAGTTTAAGCGATAGACTTCCTCCATTAAGGAAAACTTGAGCTAAACGTTAGCGATAGAGTTTAGTCGTCAAAGCTGAACTCTTCCTTCCTGGAAagctttttgttaaactttagaTATAGTTTTGTTAGCTTTGAGCTTGAGGTAGCAATAGAATTCTTTATACATTTGGAATTATTGTGAGATAGAATTCAGTTAGAAAACGCTTGAGCAAAAGCTAGAGATATCTATTAAGAAATGCTTAAACTAACTTTTAGCGATTGACTTCCATTAAGGAAAACTTGAGCTAAACGTTAGCGATAGAGTTGAGCTTTGACGATAACGATATATTTTCTTCCTGGAAAGCGTTTTGTTAAACTTTAGATATAGTTTTGTTAAAGAAAGCTTTTGCTAACTGTTAGCGATAGATTTCCGTTAAGAAAACTTAAGGTAATGATTTATGTTAAGAACAGCTGGAGCGAAAgcgatatattttctttatggaaaacttttattaaactttacgGAATACTTGCCTTAAGAAAAGCTTAAGCTAAATCCTGGCTAGATATttcctttaaagaaaacttgttacAATTTGCTTGAGCAAAACAAGAGCGGCAAATTTCCATGGATTTCCTGTTATCAAAGTTTAAGTAGGTATCCAAACGTTAGTGGAATATTTCCGTTATGAAAAGCTTGATCTATACGTTAGCAAAAGATTGCGTAAAGGAAAGCTTAATACAATTCCGTTAAGTAAAGCTTGAAACAATCATTAACTAGCTAACTatctaaataacaaataattgacTTATGAATAGAAGAGCTTACAACAAAAAGCTTGCAttgaatattaattataatgaaGCTGCAGTTAACCAAAGTTTGAAGTTACCTTTCAATTTTCTTGCAAGAGAGAGAGAGCTTCAGATAAGCTTTAGTTTACAACTGATTTTCAgcataataaaagcttttacaaatataatcctagcaagaaaaactttaattaagcTCCAAAAGCTTAGAatagtaataaattatattgtcactaaaaacatttaaattaacttaGAGCTTACAACCAAAAGGTTTCATTGAAGATTAATTGTAATAAAGCTGTAGTTAACCAAAGTTTTAAGTTACCTTTCAGTTTCAGTTACTTACAAAAGATAGCTTTAGATAAGCTTCAGTTAACAACTGATTTTCAGcctaataaaagcttttacaaaaccTTGAATTGAAGAAAGTTTTTTCTAGCAAGAAAAGCTTAAATTAAGCTCCAAAGGTTCAGAATAATATATCACCATTaagaacatttaaataaacttaaataattccATACTAAAGAGAGCTTTAATTAACCACTGTTTTGTTTATGCAGAAAAACTCTAAGCTTTTCGTAGACTAAAGTTTGCTTAAACACCAAATTTCGATCTATTGGTTTTGGTTCTTAATTAGTATATCTTGTCTGTCAGTGTTGGCAAACCAAAATCTTGATTCATGCCAATTGATATGGTTATTTACGTTCTTATTGATTTTCTGCAACAATTTCTGTACAATTCAATTGTTTAAACTTATAAAGGGTGTTTCCTTTAGAAGTATCAGATATTGCTTAAAATGATTTTGAGCACCGGGAAATCTTTAATCTCTTCAATATTTAGAAGAGCTTTTCAAAATCGaggaatttaaataatttttatcatatttttattcatttgtttaaaaatatttcactaacttttcggttttttctttttggtaaaACAGacagattt
Proteins encoded:
- the LOC111689655 gene encoding serine protease 1-like, producing MKFLIIFALALASATAELQQRNVVVPVVETEGRITNGNNAAVGQFPYQVGLSLKVNFLSSSWCGGSLIGNQWVLTAAHCTDGINTITVYLGATVRTVAEVSYTVTKDNVLIHAGWNSKTLKNDISLIKIPAVAYSAKIQPVKLPAIANSYSTYTGDYVIASGWGRISDEASGVTNHLQWARMQVISNAVCAQTYGSAIVTASNICISTANAVSTCNGDSGGPLVLESSKVQVGLTSFGAKVGCEKGYPTAFTRLTSYLTWIQANTGIAY
- the LOC111689656 gene encoding serine protease 1-like; the protein is MKFLIIFALALATASAGVIEPRNVVMPVLENEGRITNGNTASVGQFPYQVGLSLRLNALSSAWCGGSLIGKQWVLTAAHCTDGIQSVTVYLGATVRTSAEVTYTVSKDNIIIHSGWNSNNLKNDISLIRIPTVSYTSKIQAVKLPAIANSYSTYAGDYVIASGWGKISDAATSVTNNLQWARMQVITNSLCAQTYGSSIVTSSNICVSTPGGVSTCNGDSGGPLVLESNKVQVGLTSFGAAAGCAKGYPAAFTRLTSYLDWIKANTGISY